A genomic window from Candidatus Andeanibacterium colombiense includes:
- a CDS encoding MFS transporter, with product MATQAADDGMRQGAKVTRAGWYALTLVSAAQALSLLDRQILSILGPSIIKDLGIGGAELGLLYGTVFALFYALFSLPLGRLVDGWVRTKLLGICLLAWSVSAGMAAFANGFAMLALSRLGVGVGEGATQPAANSIIFDEFPREQRGTAMAALGIAVALGLGLSMTLGGVVAQWWDTHYATAGGFRGWQVAFVVAALPGLPLAWLIWRMKEPKRGAMDGIVTPPDPAPFRASAAVLGAVTPGANWIALWQRNAGAKQWTINLAGLAVIVATCVAMTRLTQGFSPRPPIEALGLSLDPHVMQWFVAGFGAFVILNLFQSLKLTDKPTYAVVMSPSLVLLMVVGGLQTAINYGVMGFTPTFLVTHYGLSQAETGLQFGLLSAALGIVGPIVAGPLSDWLTRRLGGKGRVLLTVVSLGISPFFGIWAYSAGDAGSFYWRFSVYSLILTLWLPPIYSLMYDLVLPRMRGITSSTYIIISTLLGLGMGPYFVGIVADRTKGDFGTAIMSINFVAPIIVVLLAIVFFRIVKDENSMMDRARSGGEAV from the coding sequence ATGGCGACGCAGGCTGCCGACGACGGCATGAGACAGGGCGCGAAGGTCACCCGCGCGGGATGGTACGCGCTGACCCTGGTGAGCGCGGCGCAGGCGTTGAGCCTGCTCGACCGGCAGATCCTCTCGATCCTCGGGCCCAGCATCATCAAGGACCTCGGCATCGGCGGGGCCGAGCTCGGCCTGCTCTACGGCACGGTCTTTGCGCTGTTCTACGCGCTGTTCTCGCTCCCGCTCGGGCGGCTGGTCGATGGCTGGGTGCGGACCAAACTGCTCGGGATCTGCCTGCTCGCCTGGTCGGTTTCGGCCGGGATGGCGGCCTTCGCCAACGGCTTTGCGATGCTCGCGCTCTCGCGGCTCGGCGTCGGGGTCGGCGAAGGCGCGACCCAGCCGGCGGCCAATTCGATCATCTTCGATGAATTCCCGCGCGAACAACGCGGCACCGCGATGGCCGCGCTCGGCATCGCGGTCGCGCTCGGGCTCGGCCTGTCGATGACGCTCGGCGGCGTGGTCGCGCAGTGGTGGGATACGCATTACGCGACTGCCGGCGGGTTCAGGGGCTGGCAGGTGGCCTTCGTGGTCGCGGCTTTGCCGGGCCTGCCGCTCGCCTGGCTGATCTGGCGGATGAAGGAGCCCAAGCGCGGCGCGATGGACGGGATCGTCACCCCTCCCGATCCGGCGCCGTTCAGGGCCAGCGCCGCGGTGCTCGGCGCGGTGACCCCCGGGGCCAACTGGATTGCGCTGTGGCAGCGAAATGCCGGGGCGAAGCAGTGGACGATCAACCTCGCCGGCCTCGCGGTGATCGTCGCAACCTGCGTAGCCATGACGCGGCTGACCCAGGGCTTCTCCCCGCGCCCGCCGATCGAAGCGCTCGGCCTGTCGCTCGATCCGCATGTGATGCAATGGTTCGTCGCCGGCTTCGGCGCCTTCGTGATCCTCAATCTGTTCCAGTCGCTCAAGCTGACCGACAAGCCGACCTATGCGGTGGTGATGTCGCCCTCGCTGGTGCTGCTGATGGTGGTCGGCGGGCTGCAGACCGCGATCAATTACGGGGTGATGGGCTTTACTCCGACCTTCCTCGTCACCCATTACGGCCTGTCGCAGGCGGAGACCGGGCTCCAGTTCGGGCTGCTGTCGGCCGCGCTCGGGATCGTCGGCCCGATCGTCGCCGGGCCGCTGTCGGACTGGCTGACCCGCCGCCTCGGCGGCAAGGGCCGGGTGCTGCTGACCGTGGTCTCGCTCGGCATCTCGCCGTTTTTCGGGATCTGGGCCTACAGCGCGGGCGATGCGGGCAGCTTCTACTGGCGCTTCTCGGTCTACAGCCTGATCCTCACGCTGTGGCTGCCGCCGATCTATTCGCTGATGTACGATCTGGTGCTGCCGCGGATGCGCGGGATCACCTCTTCGACCTATATCATCATCTCGACCCTGCTCGGGCTCGGCATGGGGCCCTATTTCGTCGGCATCGTCGCCGACCGGACCAAGGGCGATTTC
- a CDS encoding SDR family oxidoreductase → MTTYAVTAASGQLGRLVLDALLEKVAATDVVALARDPAKLSDYARRGVSVRVGDYDQPETLATGLAGVDRLLLISGSALGERPRQHQAVIDAAKAAGVSYIAYTSILHADRSPIKLGAEHRATEASLAASGLAYDLLRNGWYNENYIHSLKAQVAAGEITGAQGEGKINSASRADLAEGAAAVLVNGKGGDIYELAGDHGWTLAEFAAEVSRQAGKPVAYRNYNEEDYAQSLVAIGFPEYIAKVIANSGYSTSLGALEESGGTLGRLIGRPTTPIAETIRAALL, encoded by the coding sequence ATGACGACTTACGCGGTAACCGCAGCGTCGGGCCAACTCGGCCGGCTGGTGCTCGATGCGCTGCTTGAGAAAGTGGCCGCGACCGATGTGGTGGCATTGGCGCGCGATCCGGCGAAGCTCAGCGACTATGCCCGCCGCGGCGTGAGCGTGCGGGTGGGGGATTACGATCAGCCCGAAACCCTCGCGACCGGGCTTGCCGGGGTCGACCGACTGCTGCTGATCTCCGGCAGCGCCCTCGGCGAACGACCGCGCCAGCATCAGGCGGTGATCGACGCGGCGAAGGCGGCGGGGGTGAGCTACATCGCCTATACCTCGATCCTTCACGCCGACCGCAGCCCGATCAAATTGGGCGCAGAACACCGCGCGACCGAGGCTTCGCTCGCCGCGAGCGGGCTTGCCTACGATCTGCTGCGCAACGGCTGGTACAATGAGAACTACATCCATTCGCTGAAAGCCCAGGTCGCGGCGGGCGAGATCACCGGGGCGCAGGGCGAGGGCAAGATCAATTCCGCCAGCCGCGCCGATCTCGCGGAGGGAGCCGCGGCCGTGCTGGTCAACGGCAAGGGCGGCGACATTTACGAACTTGCCGGGGACCACGGCTGGACCCTCGCCGAATTCGCCGCCGAGGTTTCGCGTCAGGCGGGCAAGCCGGTCGCCTATCGCAATTACAACGAGGAAGATTACGCCCAGTCGCTGGTCGCAATCGGTTTCCCCGAATACATCGCCAAGGTGATCGCCAATTCGGGCTACAGCACCTCGCTCGGCGCGCTCGAGGAAAGCGGCGGGACCCTCGGCCGGCTGATCGGCCGCCCGACCACGCCGATTGCGGAGACTATCCGGGCCGCTCTGCTGTAA
- a CDS encoding amidohydrolase family protein, whose translation MTHELKTGGDRGYLRIATEEAFATQEQFDAIMDLVRSGHADKGTMSLWGFYGTSPSERTTFIRERLLDLGELRIQAMDESGIDKAVLAMTSPGVQPLLDDEQAKGIARRGNDILKAACEKYPDRFHGMIAVAPQDAAFSVEELKRGKEELGFHGVQINSHTKGHYLDEEQFDPILRACADLDLPLYIHPQGPPDEMIGDMVGAGLDGAIYGFAVETSYHALRLLTTGVFDRYPNLQLMLGHGCEGLPYMLYRLNYMHQAGLRSGRYPRLKPLQHDLFHYMRTNVLATNSGLPFGPAIKTMIEVMGEDRVMYAMDYPYQFLPEEVVLMDNLDITDGQKKKFFQTNAERWFKL comes from the coding sequence ATGACTCACGAACTGAAAACCGGCGGCGACCGCGGCTATCTCCGCATCGCCACCGAAGAAGCTTTCGCCACCCAGGAACAGTTCGACGCGATCATGGACCTCGTCCGTTCGGGCCATGCGGATAAGGGCACGATGTCGCTGTGGGGCTTTTACGGCACCAGCCCGTCGGAACGCACGACCTTCATCCGCGAGCGGCTGCTCGATCTGGGCGAATTGCGCATCCAGGCGATGGATGAGAGCGGGATCGACAAGGCGGTGCTGGCGATGACCTCGCCCGGCGTCCAGCCGCTGCTCGATGACGAACAGGCCAAGGGCATCGCGCGCCGGGGCAACGACATCCTCAAGGCAGCGTGCGAGAAATATCCGGATCGCTTCCACGGGATGATCGCGGTCGCGCCGCAGGATGCGGCGTTCTCGGTCGAGGAACTGAAGCGCGGCAAGGAGGAACTCGGCTTCCACGGCGTGCAGATCAACAGCCACACCAAGGGGCATTATCTGGATGAGGAGCAGTTCGATCCGATCCTGCGCGCCTGCGCCGATCTCGACCTGCCGCTCTACATCCACCCGCAGGGCCCGCCCGACGAGATGATCGGCGACATGGTCGGCGCCGGGCTCGACGGGGCGATCTACGGCTTCGCGGTCGAGACCAGCTACCATGCGCTGCGCCTGCTCACGACCGGGGTGTTCGACCGCTATCCGAACCTCCAGCTGATGCTCGGCCACGGCTGCGAGGGGCTGCCCTATATGCTCTACCGGCTGAACTACATGCACCAGGCGGGCCTGCGCAGCGGGCGCTATCCGCGGCTCAAGCCGCTGCAGCACGATCTGTTCCACTACATGCGCACCAACGTGCTGGCGACCAACAGCGGGTTGCCGTTCGGCCCGGCGATCAAGACCATGATCGAGGTGATGGGCGAGGACCGGGTGATGTATGCGATGGATTATCCATACCAGTTCCTGCCCGAGGAAGTGGTGCTGATGGACAATCTCGACATCACCGACGGGCAGAAGAAGAAGTTCTTCCAGACCAATGCGGAACGTTGGTTCAAGCTTTAA
- a CDS encoding NAD-dependent succinate-semialdehyde dehydrogenase, which yields MTQYPSLYMVIDGEQVSGGGRRTFPVVNPATGETIGELPLAEAADVDRALETAARGFQIWRKAPAAERAAVLQGAARLMVERADDLARIATTEQGKPFGEARIEVMMNVGLFNFYAGETQRIYGRELVRGDGFRSTVRHEPVGPVAAFAPWNFPLGNVGRKLGAPIAAGCSVILKAAEETPASALGVLQCLYDAGLPKEVAQAVFGVPDEVSRHLLNSPVIRKLSFTGSTVIGKHLAKIAADNMLRTTMELGGHGPVLVFGDSDLERALDTAVAGKYRNAGQVCVSPTRFIVEENIFEKFRDGFVERAKKVKVGNGLDADTQMGPMANPRRPEAIDRLIANAKDKGAKLDLGGERIGNQGFFYAPSILSEIPLDADIMNEEPFGPVALINPFKGEAEMIAEANRLPYGLAAYAWSGDAKRQQRLARELEAGMVGINSHMIGGADAPFGGVKWSGHGSEDGPEGLLACMVLKAVHEG from the coding sequence ATGACGCAATATCCCTCCCTCTACATGGTGATCGACGGCGAGCAGGTCTCGGGTGGCGGACGCCGGACTTTCCCGGTGGTCAATCCGGCGACCGGCGAGACGATCGGCGAATTGCCGCTGGCCGAGGCCGCCGACGTCGACCGCGCGCTCGAAACCGCCGCGCGCGGGTTCCAGATCTGGCGCAAGGCCCCGGCGGCCGAGCGCGCCGCGGTGCTGCAGGGCGCCGCGCGGCTGATGGTCGAGCGCGCCGACGATCTCGCCCGCATCGCGACGACCGAGCAGGGCAAGCCGTTCGGCGAAGCCCGCATCGAAGTGATGATGAATGTCGGCCTGTTCAATTTCTACGCCGGCGAGACCCAGCGTATCTATGGCCGCGAACTGGTGCGCGGCGACGGCTTCCGTTCGACCGTGCGGCACGAGCCGGTCGGCCCGGTCGCGGCCTTCGCGCCGTGGAACTTCCCGCTCGGCAATGTCGGGCGCAAGCTCGGCGCGCCGATCGCGGCGGGCTGCTCGGTGATCCTCAAGGCCGCCGAAGAAACCCCGGCCAGCGCGCTCGGCGTGCTGCAGTGCCTGTATGATGCCGGCCTGCCCAAGGAAGTGGCGCAGGCGGTGTTCGGGGTTCCGGACGAGGTCAGCCGGCATTTGCTGAACAGCCCGGTGATCCGCAAGCTCAGCTTCACCGGCTCGACCGTGATCGGCAAGCACCTCGCGAAGATCGCGGCCGACAACATGCTGCGCACCACGATGGAGCTGGGCGGCCACGGCCCGGTGCTGGTGTTCGGCGACAGCGATCTCGAGCGAGCGCTCGATACGGCGGTCGCGGGCAAATACCGCAACGCCGGGCAGGTCTGCGTTTCGCCGACCCGCTTCATCGTCGAGGAGAACATCTTCGAGAAGTTCCGCGACGGCTTCGTCGAACGGGCGAAGAAAGTGAAGGTCGGCAACGGGCTCGACGCGGATACGCAGATGGGCCCGATGGCCAATCCACGCCGCCCCGAAGCGATCGATCGGCTGATCGCCAATGCGAAGGACAAGGGCGCGAAGCTCGACCTCGGCGGCGAACGGATCGGCAATCAGGGCTTCTTCTATGCCCCTTCGATCCTGAGCGAGATTCCGCTCGATGCCGACATCATGAACGAGGAGCCGTTCGGCCCGGTCGCGCTGATCAACCCGTTCAAGGGCGAGGCAGAGATGATCGCCGAGGCGAACCGCCTGCCCTACGGCCTCGCCGCCTATGCGTGGAGCGGCGACGCGAAGCGCCAGCAGCGCCTCGCCCGCGAGCTCGAGGCCGGGATGGTCGGAATCAACAGCCACATGATCGGCGGCGCCGATGCGCCGTTCGGCGGGGTCAAATGGTCCGGCCACGGCAGCGAGGACGGACCGGAAGGCCTGCTCGCCTGCATGGTGTTGAAGGCGGTGCACGAGGGGTAA